From a single Miscanthus floridulus cultivar M001 chromosome 8, ASM1932011v1, whole genome shotgun sequence genomic region:
- the LOC136469884 gene encoding uncharacterized protein, with protein sequence MSLPLPASTAPPPDPNVSVPIPSAPMPPSSLATGSLSLAATSLPAGSLPLAARASSSAVGVMTNEQLTAAVVDLGRMMAGVHAFLLGPQPGVAPTHPQSQLPPAPKPQQPPGPQQLLSPASGAVYTYGMPQDSTAHNTAPASAAPHDSFPSRRSSFPTRRPRFRRGSPISRRRSTPPRQGDRRSIRPLPSHWASALGAFRRREHSMAALTAQSSTAPPSGPRRLQLHRSAGRPRLPLP encoded by the coding sequence ATGTCGTTGCCGCTGCCCGCTTCAACAGCGCCGCCGCCGGACCCCAACGTGTCCGTGCCGATCCCGTCCGCACCGATGCCGCCATCATCTCTGGCCACGGGATCGCTGTCGCTGGCCGCAACATCTCTGCCCGCGGGATCACTGCCGCTGGCCGCCAGGGCTTCCTCCTCCGCCGTGGGGGTGATGACCAACGAGCAGCTCACTGCGGCCGTCGTCGACCTCGGCAGGATGATGGCCGGCGTCCACGCCTTCCTCTTGGGACCGCAGCCAGGCGTGGCACCGACTCACCCGCAGTCGCAGCTTCCACCGGCGCCCAAACCGCAGCAGCCGCCGGGGCCCCAGCAGCTGCTTTCGCCCGCCTCGGGCGCCGTCTACACCTACGGGATGCCGCAGGACAGCACAGCGCACAACACCGCGCCAGCATCGGCGGCTCCCCACGACAGCTTCCCATCTAGGAGATCCAGTTTCCCCACTCGCCGTCCCCGCTTCCGCCGTGGCTCACCGATATCGCGCCGCCGGTCTACTCCTCCGCGCCAGGGCGACCGTCGGTCCATTCGACCCCTCCCATCACATTGGGCTTCGGCCCTGGGGGCGTTCCGGCGTCGGGAACACTCTATGGCGGCGTTGACGGCCCAATCTTCCACGGCTCCGCCTTCTGGTCCGCGCCGGCTGCAGCTCCACCGCTCGGCGGGGCGCCCTCGGCTGCCGCTCCCGTGA
- the LOC136473526 gene encoding bZIP transcription factor 11-like, translated as MTLSGGTISSGTSSGSSHGTRSFGSEGDMVDLQARMELKRKRRMESNRESAKRSRQRKQQHLDDLNSQVDKLRTTKQQLMTALNFTTQNYEAAEAQNSVLRTQMMELESRLCALRQIICYMNANHVANPRETTMNAHPATIMSGAANYDTFGASETAWNSGMQMVQQPIDHLMYQCF; from the exons ATGACCCTGTCAGGTGGGACCATTTCAAGTGGGACCTCGTCTGGGTCGAGTCATGGGACCCGCAGCTTTGGGTCGGAGGGTGACATGGTGGACCTCCAGGCCCGGATGGAGCTCAAGCGGAAGAGGAGGATGGAGTCAAACCGGGAGTCTGCAAAACGGTCAAGGCAGCGGAAGCAACAACATCTTGACGACCTCAACTCACAG GTGGACAAGCTGAGGACAACGAAACAGCAACTCATGACAGCACTGAACTTCACCACCCAGAACTACGAGGCAGCAGAAGCTCAGAACTCGGTGCTGCGCACccagatgatggagctggagaGCAGACTCTGCGCGCTGCGTCAGATCATATGCTACATGAACGCAAACCATGTTGCTAATCCGCGCGAAACAACAATGAATGCACATCCAGCAACTATCATGAGCGGAGCTGCTAACTACGATACTTTTGGCGCAAGCGAAACTGCATGGAACTCTGGCATGCAAATGGTCCAGCAGCCCATAGATCACTTGATGTACCAGTGCTTCTAG